The Paraburkholderia sp. ZP32-5 genome includes a window with the following:
- a CDS encoding MFS transporter, translating into MSWTREQRNVTIAAYLGWTLDAFDFFLMVFVLKDIAQEFNTDIPSVAVAIMLTLMMRPLGALIFGWLADKYGRRPTLMVNIACFSLLELLSGLSPNLMTLLVLRALFGIAMGGEWGVGGALTMETVPPKSRGIVSGLLQAGYPSGYLLASIVFGVFYQYIGWRGMFFVGVLPALLVLYIRAHVPESPAFQTLEKKVRPGLVTTLKQNIGLSIYAIILMTAFNFFSHGSQDLYPTFLRVQHQFDAHTVSWITITLNIGAIFGGLFFGWASEKIGRKRAIFIAALIALPVLPLWAFSSTPVLLALGAFLMQISVQGAWGVIPVHLNEISPDEIRATFPGLVYQLGNLIASVNGPLQSKIAEIHGNNYALVMAVVIGIVAIVICALIPFSRERRGIDMTQSARDVIGANPTGGAVGGQV; encoded by the coding sequence ATGAGCTGGACACGGGAACAGAGAAACGTCACGATCGCCGCCTATCTGGGCTGGACCCTCGACGCATTCGATTTCTTTCTGATGGTGTTCGTATTGAAAGATATCGCGCAGGAATTCAATACGGACATTCCGTCGGTGGCAGTCGCGATCATGCTCACGCTGATGATGCGTCCGCTCGGCGCGTTGATCTTCGGCTGGCTCGCCGACAAATACGGCCGCCGTCCGACGCTGATGGTCAATATCGCGTGCTTCTCGCTGCTTGAATTGCTGTCCGGTCTGTCGCCGAACCTGATGACGCTGCTGGTGCTGCGCGCGCTGTTCGGTATCGCGATGGGCGGCGAATGGGGGGTCGGCGGCGCGCTGACGATGGAAACCGTGCCGCCGAAGTCACGCGGCATCGTCTCCGGTCTGTTGCAGGCGGGCTACCCGAGCGGCTATCTGCTCGCGTCGATCGTGTTCGGCGTGTTCTATCAATACATCGGCTGGCGCGGCATGTTCTTCGTCGGCGTGCTGCCCGCGCTGCTGGTGCTGTACATCCGCGCGCACGTACCGGAATCTCCGGCGTTCCAGACGCTGGAAAAGAAGGTGCGCCCCGGCCTCGTCACCACGCTCAAGCAGAACATCGGGCTGTCGATCTACGCGATCATCCTGATGACCGCGTTCAACTTCTTCTCGCATGGCTCGCAGGATCTGTATCCGACCTTCCTGCGCGTGCAGCATCAGTTCGACGCGCACACGGTGTCGTGGATCACGATCACGCTGAACATCGGCGCGATCTTCGGCGGCCTGTTCTTCGGCTGGGCATCGGAGAAGATCGGCCGCAAGCGCGCGATCTTCATCGCCGCGCTGATCGCGCTGCCGGTGCTGCCGCTGTGGGCTTTCTCGAGCACGCCCGTGCTGCTCGCGCTCGGCGCGTTCCTGATGCAGATCTCGGTACAGGGCGCATGGGGTGTGATTCCAGTGCATCTGAACGAAATCTCGCCCGATGAAATCCGCGCGACGTTCCCGGGTCTCGTGTATCAGCTCGGTAACCTGATCGCGTCGGTCAACGGTCCGCTGCAATCGAAAATCGCCGAGATCCACGGCAACAACTACGCGCTCGTGATGGCGGTCGTGATCGGCATCGTCGCAATCGTGATCTGCGCGCTGATTCCGTTCAGCCGTGAGCGCCGCGGCATCGACATGACGCAGTCCGCGCGCGACGTGATCGGCGCGAATCCGACGGGTGGCGCGGTCGGCGGACAGGTTTGA
- a CDS encoding 3-deoxy-D-arabino-heptulosonate 7-phosphate synthase, with protein sequence MPTLALSVPSSPSLLDETLNVVARRYRVPANASASAATLQASPATALVLTIEQARAALARGDAPAPAIREAFIGGLARMIREALRDESADPVFQAMLLRHRTPVIREYASLAAHAERDRRVIHATVNAIAHPAKQQRETSEPRREALAQLHASASSEAWSALDEIARRLIVIDTQEGADSPRRRSLAQLLENPALQRLRRLEALTADERVRHYQSLWARLGPRPGSSVAVARGLSAKQRGVAVEALASRALDALARRLNDTERAFASYRVVNSMRVPASIPASHERAKTEWDVVLLRQARTSDQNAAWDVCLLVEAKASADSATTDFPRLLRGLELLAHAGRDSVYPFRTQQGTVHLSGASLRALRTDEASLARTVLYCSDAPAETAPRLLSAASRMQLLSAAASLEFAGALVDGRDADANDLEPVWHQLLISPRWHAVLNQYATLRQVRELMVHAQDLQAAIGVAAGDG encoded by the coding sequence ATGCCGACCCTCGCTCTGTCCGTGCCGTCATCGCCTTCGTTGCTCGACGAAACGCTTAACGTCGTGGCGCGTCGGTATCGCGTGCCGGCCAATGCGAGCGCGTCCGCCGCGACGCTGCAGGCGAGTCCCGCGACCGCGCTCGTGCTGACGATCGAACAGGCTCGCGCGGCCTTGGCCCGGGGTGACGCACCGGCGCCGGCAATTCGCGAAGCGTTTATCGGCGGGCTCGCGCGGATGATTCGCGAGGCGTTGCGCGACGAATCCGCGGACCCGGTTTTTCAGGCGATGCTGCTGCGACACCGCACGCCCGTGATACGCGAGTATGCGTCGCTCGCCGCGCATGCCGAGCGGGACCGTCGCGTGATCCATGCGACCGTCAATGCGATCGCGCATCCGGCCAAACAGCAGCGCGAGACCTCGGAGCCGCGCCGCGAGGCGTTGGCGCAACTGCATGCCAGTGCGTCGTCCGAAGCATGGTCGGCGCTCGACGAGATCGCGCGGCGTCTGATCGTCATCGACACGCAGGAGGGTGCCGACTCGCCGCGCCGGCGCAGCCTCGCGCAGTTGCTGGAAAACCCCGCGTTGCAGCGCTTGCGGCGTCTCGAAGCATTGACCGCCGACGAGCGCGTGCGTCATTACCAGTCGCTGTGGGCGCGCCTCGGTCCGCGCCCCGGCAGCTCGGTCGCCGTGGCGCGCGGCCTGAGCGCGAAGCAGCGGGGCGTCGCCGTCGAAGCCCTGGCGAGCCGTGCGCTCGACGCGTTGGCGCGGCGCCTGAACGATACGGAGCGCGCGTTTGCTTCATACCGGGTCGTGAATTCGATGCGCGTGCCGGCGTCGATACCCGCGAGCCACGAACGCGCGAAGACCGAATGGGACGTGGTACTGCTCAGGCAGGCCAGGACCTCGGATCAAAACGCGGCATGGGACGTCTGTCTGCTGGTCGAAGCGAAGGCTTCCGCGGATTCGGCCACCACGGATTTTCCACGGCTATTGCGCGGCCTCGAACTGCTCGCGCATGCCGGCCGCGACAGCGTTTACCCGTTTCGCACGCAGCAGGGCACGGTGCACTTGAGCGGCGCGTCGCTACGCGCGCTGCGTACCGATGAGGCCAGTCTCGCGCGGACCGTGCTCTATTGCAGCGATGCCCCCGCCGAAACGGCGCCGCGCCTGCTCAGCGCGGCGAGCCGGATGCAGCTTCTGTCGGCCGCGGCGAGTCTGGAGTTCGCCGGCGCGCTCGTCGATGGACGCGATGCCGATGCGAACGATCTCGAGCCCGTCTGGCATCAGTTGCTGATATCGCCGAGATGGCACGCGGTGCTCAACCAGTACGCGACGTTGCGCCAGGTGCGCGAATTGATGGTTCATGCGCAGGACCTGCAGGCGGCAATTGGCGTCGCGGCTGGGGATGGCTGA
- the ppk2 gene encoding polyphosphate kinase 2 produces MAKTTVESDVPVKDRSLSSKAYRKALFDLHVELVKLQEWVVQTGSKICIVFEGRDGAGKGGTIKAMTERVSPRVFRVVALPAPSEREKSQMYVQRYVPHLPAAGEIVIFDRSWYNRAGVERVMGFCSEAEAETFLKAVPLVERAIVDSGIILLKYWLEVSPEEQTRRLSERIHDGRKTWKLSNMDLKSYSRWYDYSRARDAMFAASDTDYAAWYVANSDDKRRARLNIISDMLSRIPYKAMPRKKVTLPKRQKADGYEAPNYPYKYVAERF; encoded by the coding sequence ATGGCCAAAACGACGGTGGAAAGCGACGTGCCCGTGAAAGACCGGTCCCTGTCGTCGAAGGCGTACCGCAAGGCGCTGTTCGACCTGCATGTCGAACTGGTCAAGCTGCAGGAATGGGTTGTGCAAACGGGCAGCAAGATCTGCATCGTCTTCGAGGGACGCGACGGCGCGGGCAAAGGCGGTACGATCAAGGCGATGACCGAGCGCGTGAGTCCGCGCGTGTTCCGCGTGGTCGCGCTGCCCGCGCCGAGCGAGCGCGAAAAGAGCCAGATGTATGTGCAGCGCTACGTGCCGCACCTGCCCGCGGCCGGCGAAATCGTGATCTTCGATCGCAGCTGGTACAACCGCGCGGGCGTCGAGCGCGTGATGGGCTTCTGCTCGGAAGCGGAAGCGGAGACCTTTCTGAAGGCGGTGCCGCTCGTTGAGCGGGCAATCGTCGATTCCGGCATCATCCTGCTCAAATACTGGCTCGAAGTCAGTCCCGAAGAGCAGACGCGCCGGCTCAGCGAGCGTATTCACGACGGCCGCAAGACCTGGAAGCTGAGCAACATGGACCTGAAGTCGTATAGCCGCTGGTACGACTACTCGCGGGCGCGCGACGCGATGTTCGCGGCGTCCGATACCGACTACGCTGCGTGGTACGTCGCGAATTCGGACGACAAGCGGCGTGCGCGGCTCAATATCATCAGCGACATGCTGAGCAGAATTCCGTATAAGGCGATGCCGCGCAAGAAAGTCACGCTGCCGAAGCGGCAGAAGGCGGACGGTTACGAGGCGCCGAACTATCCGTATAAGTACGTGGCCGAACGGTTTTGA
- a CDS encoding BPSL1445 family SYLF domain-containing lipoprotein yields the protein MKRRNFVQTLALSTIAASLALAGCTTTSGSGDSPATDASKRQEIDAAVDGALSKLFGTVQGSKELVAKAQGVLVFPSVKKAAFIVGAEYGEGALRINGKTAGYYSTAAASFGLQAGAQSTAIIFLFMTQDALQKFQSSAGWSVGGDAAVSIAKVGANGAIDTTTATSQVVALVMTNAGLMADLSLAGTKVTRLNL from the coding sequence GTGAAAAGAAGGAACTTTGTTCAAACGCTCGCATTGTCGACCATTGCCGCGAGTCTCGCGTTGGCGGGCTGCACGACGACTTCGGGAAGCGGCGACAGCCCGGCGACCGACGCATCGAAGCGGCAGGAAATCGACGCCGCCGTGGATGGCGCACTGTCGAAACTGTTCGGCACGGTGCAGGGTTCGAAAGAACTCGTGGCGAAGGCTCAAGGCGTGCTGGTCTTCCCGTCGGTCAAGAAAGCCGCGTTCATCGTCGGTGCCGAATATGGTGAAGGTGCGTTGCGTATCAATGGCAAGACGGCCGGTTATTACAGTACCGCCGCCGCGTCGTTCGGGCTTCAGGCGGGCGCCCAGTCGACCGCCATCATCTTCCTGTTCATGACGCAGGATGCGCTGCAGAAATTCCAGAGTTCGGCGGGCTGGTCGGTGGGTGGCGATGCCGCCGTTTCGATCGCGAAAGTCGGCGCCAATGGCGCAATCGATACGACCACCGCGACCTCGCAGGTCGTCGCGCTCGTGATGACCAATGCCGGGTTGATGGCGGACCTGTCACTCGCGGGCACGAAGGTGACGAGGCTTAATCTGTAG
- a CDS encoding PAS domain-containing sensor histidine kinase — MINLIVHGRHLAIAAVGILTALYAHQRQFRDFPPATASSRARHSPLYEPSLSSLLPSGHFPSSFPCDDAGMSSRQTTAIGELTVARPAWRRYAAACASWLRIGRERNARRMLDVRTPLRETLEMLPVPIVTADHRNQIVFANTRAAKLFGYTSEELIGASTGVLFPIHDESAGGAAGDERGAARQITSDGSAQILIARRRDGVSFPAEAETTQCRVFNQLLRITAISDCSTSPELDRNPRDLVHLARASSLGELAGSLAHELKQPLTAILFNAQAAKKFIDSDRANTVELREALEDIVTDNCRANDVLQKIRALVRKGDMELQLLDLGGVVRDIALLVHSDALTRGVRTNFDIAENLALVCGDKVQLQQVILNLLLNAFDAVKDCDPAERVVETIVREGPEGNVRITVKDRGQGLTVDNMEKIFRPFFTTKPQGLGLGLSISRTIVTAHQGRLWAENNAGSGASFHVTLPRAHGMRESPPRQSS; from the coding sequence ATGATCAATCTGATCGTGCACGGCAGGCATCTGGCAATCGCAGCAGTGGGCATATTAACGGCGTTGTATGCGCATCAACGCCAATTCAGGGATTTTCCCCCGGCAACGGCGAGTTCTCGCGCTCGCCATTCACCGCTTTACGAACCCAGTCTTTCCAGTCTGTTGCCTTCCGGGCATTTTCCGTCCTCATTCCCTTGCGATGACGCTGGCATGTCGAGCAGGCAGACAACCGCTATCGGCGAGCTGACCGTTGCACGGCCCGCATGGCGCCGTTATGCCGCCGCATGCGCGTCGTGGCTGCGCATCGGGCGCGAGCGCAACGCGCGCCGGATGCTCGATGTCAGGACGCCCCTGCGTGAGACGCTGGAAATGCTGCCGGTGCCGATCGTCACCGCCGACCACCGGAATCAGATCGTCTTCGCGAACACCCGCGCGGCGAAACTGTTCGGCTATACGAGCGAAGAACTGATTGGGGCTTCGACCGGCGTGCTGTTTCCGATTCACGACGAGAGCGCCGGCGGCGCGGCTGGCGACGAGCGCGGCGCGGCGCGGCAAATCACCAGCGACGGCAGCGCGCAGATTCTGATCGCAAGGCGCCGCGACGGCGTCAGCTTTCCCGCCGAGGCCGAAACCACGCAATGCCGCGTATTCAATCAGTTGCTTCGGATCACTGCGATTTCCGATTGCAGCACCTCGCCGGAACTGGATCGCAACCCGAGGGATCTCGTGCATCTGGCGCGCGCGTCGTCGCTGGGCGAACTCGCCGGGTCGCTCGCGCACGAATTGAAGCAGCCGCTCACCGCGATTCTGTTCAACGCGCAGGCAGCGAAGAAATTCATCGACTCGGACAGGGCTAACACGGTGGAGCTTCGTGAAGCGCTCGAAGATATCGTCACCGACAATTGCCGCGCGAACGACGTGCTGCAGAAGATCCGCGCGCTGGTCCGCAAGGGTGATATGGAGTTGCAACTGCTCGACCTCGGCGGCGTCGTGCGCGATATCGCACTGCTCGTGCATAGCGACGCGTTGACGCGCGGCGTGCGCACGAACTTCGATATCGCCGAGAACCTCGCGCTGGTGTGCGGCGACAAGGTGCAACTGCAGCAGGTGATCCTCAACCTGCTGCTGAACGCGTTCGACGCGGTGAAGGATTGCGATCCGGCCGAGCGCGTCGTCGAAACGATCGTGCGCGAGGGACCGGAAGGCAATGTGCGCATTACGGTGAAAGACCGGGGGCAGGGCCTGACCGTCGACAATATGGAGAAGATTTTCCGGCCGTTCTTCACCACCAAGCCGCAGGGGCTTGGGCTCGGGCTATCGATCAGCCGCACGATCGTCACCGCGCACCAGGGGCGCCTGTGGGCGGAAAACAACGCCGGCAGCGGCGCGTCGTTTCACGTCACGCTGCCGAGAGCGCATGGCATGCGCGAGAGCCCGCCGCGCCAATCGTCATGA
- a CDS encoding response regulator transcription factor — protein sequence MSQLATPRVFIVDDDDSVRGALARLLRASGYQVECFDSPQAFLERADLVSLPACLVLDLQMPGMTGLEVQRKLDQQLPIVFLTGHGDMNSGVEAMKGGALDFLPKPVCEAELLAAVERALKRACIESRRRHERAEIEERMSHLTRREREVMELVVTGRLNKQVASDLGAAEKTIKIHRARVMEKMKARSIVELVQLVAKAGVCQTDEE from the coding sequence ATGAGCCAGCTCGCCACGCCCCGGGTATTCATCGTCGACGACGACGACAGCGTGCGCGGCGCGCTCGCGCGGCTGCTGCGCGCGTCGGGCTATCAGGTGGAATGCTTCGACAGTCCGCAGGCCTTTCTGGAGCGGGCCGATCTCGTGAGCCTGCCCGCCTGCCTCGTGCTCGATCTGCAGATGCCGGGCATGACCGGGCTGGAGGTACAGCGCAAGCTCGATCAACAGCTGCCGATCGTCTTTCTGACCGGCCACGGCGACATGAACTCCGGCGTCGAAGCGATGAAGGGCGGCGCGCTCGACTTTCTGCCGAAGCCGGTCTGCGAAGCCGAGCTGCTCGCCGCGGTCGAGCGTGCGCTCAAACGTGCGTGCATCGAGAGCCGGCGGCGCCACGAGCGCGCGGAGATCGAGGAGCGCATGAGCCATCTGACGCGCCGCGAGCGCGAAGTGATGGAACTGGTCGTCACCGGCCGCCTGAACAAGCAGGTCGCCAGCGATCTCGGCGCGGCCGAAAAGACCATCAAGATTCATCGCGCGCGGGTGATGGAAAAGATGAAGGCGAGATCGATCGTCGAGCTGGTCCAGCTCGTCGCGAAGGCCGGCGTCTGCCAGACCGACGAAGAATAG
- a CDS encoding response regulator transcription factor yields the protein MVNPNQIVAVVDDDESVCRAIKRLLHSEGIRAETFSSGDEFLNTLAAIPSYRPACVILDVQMPGINGLEVQRQLAKTGVPIIMITAYDDLAVRQAALAAGAAAYLRKPFNSAILFKAVEMAIDGSSPAPPATP from the coding sequence ATGGTCAACCCCAACCAGATCGTTGCCGTCGTCGATGATGACGAGTCGGTTTGCCGGGCCATCAAGCGTTTGTTGCATTCCGAAGGAATCAGGGCGGAGACTTTTTCGAGCGGTGACGAGTTTCTGAATACGCTGGCGGCCATTCCGTCGTATCGGCCGGCGTGTGTCATCCTCGATGTGCAGATGCCCGGAATCAACGGCCTTGAAGTCCAGCGCCAGCTCGCGAAGACGGGTGTGCCCATCATCATGATCACGGCCTATGACGATCTCGCCGTGCGTCAGGCCGCGCTCGCGGCCGGCGCGGCCGCCTATCTGCGCAAGCCGTTCAACAGCGCGATCCTGTTCAAGGCCGTCGAGATGGCAATAGACGGTTCGTCGCCCGCGCCGCCCGCCACGCCTTGA